AGGAATCTCCCCTGGTCTTGGGGCCAAAAGTCGCCTCTGCTCCACTTTGCCTGGGGTGCCACAGAAATCTTTTGGCTCCCGAGAAATCCCGAGGTAACTACCACAAATGCAGCTCCTGCAGTTGGCCTCTGTGTGGGAAGAAGTGCGAGGACTCTGTCCACCACAAGGCTGAGTGCCAGCTAATGTCGGGTAGCAATTTCCAGTCCAAAATAAACTATGTGCCTGGAGAGGATGAGCGAAAGGAGTCGGCTTACTGTGTGATCATGCTGCTCCGTTGCATGCAACTCAAAGCCAGGGATCCCGAGGCCTTCCTCAAGCTTTACACCCTGGAGGATCACCTGAAGGAGCGCCTGGAGACTCCCCTGTACCAAGTCTTACGTGCCAATCTCATCACCTTTATAAAGACTGTATTGGGCATGAAGGATTGGCTCGAGATGGATATCCTGCGCATCGCCGCCATACTGGATACAAACACCTTTGAGGTTAGACAACCCAGGGAAAGGAGAAAAATCCGAGCTCTCTATCCCGAAGCAGCTATGATCTCGCACGACTGTGTTCCGAATATGAGGCATCGTTTCGATGACGACATGAACATTGTCTTCCTCGCCAAGAGAAAGATAGCCAAGGGAGAGATTTTGAGCATTTCCTACACACAGCCCCTGAGGAGCACCATTCAAAGAAGAGTTCACCTGAGGCAGGCCAAGTGCTTCGACTGCTCCTGCGCCAGGTGTCAGGACCCCGAGGAGCTAGGCAGCTTTGCAGGAGCTCAAACGTGCCTCAAATGCAAGGCAGGAAAGGTAATAACTAATCTAAGCCTGGATTTGCATACCAATAAGAATTCCGACTACTGTTTTAGTAAGCAAGCCTCTTTGGAACTATTAACGTCCGTCTGTGGTCTGTGCGTCTGTCTGTCCGCCTGTTTGTACGTATGATCGTCGAGATCTcctaaaactttaaaattaagcaTTAAGTTTCTAGTGACGGCCGTTGACGTGGCGGATAGACGGACATGACCACATCGACCCGGCGACTGATCAagattatatttactttaaagggttccttctacctgttacataatTACCCGAGTATATATTTTTCCCCCTCTTTTAGATTATATCTCTGAATCCCCTGCTGAACTCTGCTCCCTGGAAGTGTCAGCTGTGCAATTATAAGAGATCAGCGAAGGAGGTGGTCACCTCAGATGCCGAGCTTCAGCAGGAATTGGAGTCGTTGGACAAAACGACTCCCGTTGCTCTCGAGGAATTTATTTATCGCCATCGTGCTGATCTCCATGAGACTAATACCCACGTTTTGCAAGCCAAATACGCTCTCACTCAACTGTACGGAAGTGCTCCGGGATTCGCAATGGAGGGTAAtaaattgtttcaattttgtgtatacatatatttttaacaagAGACCCAATGTTTTAGAACTTTCCGAAGAATCGCTGAACAGAAAAGTGCAACTATGCGAGGAACTCCTTAATCTGGCCGACATTTTCGATGGCGGATGGAGTATATTCCGGGGCAATCTCCTCATAGACATGGAGGAAGCTTTAGTAACTCAGGCCCTCCGCTCGAAAGACCCAGTGGAGTGCGAGGAGAAGCTGAGAAACGCAGCGGAAATGCTCAGAGAAATTCGAAACATCATGAAGCACGAGCCGGAAATGCAACAGTTGTTGTTGGAACGCCAAGTAATTCTAAATTCTGCGCTTGAGCGCTTTGAACCACTTGAGAATTAAGTATCTATTGCCgagattttgattttcatataTCCGCTAGTTGGAGAACTAATCAATAAGAATAAAACTGCCGAAATGtgcaaaccaaaacaaacctTCGACAATGGTCGAAGGGTTGTCATAGTCAGCTTTCAGATTTTCAAAATCGTATGGATTTTGGCCACTTTTGGtcatgaaaatatttataagaacacttataaaaaacattcaaGGTTTACATTCCAATCAGCTGTGTGGATCAGTTGGATGGATCTTATAAACTTTCCAATGGCATGCCTACTTACACTCCCTTCTTATCCTTGCAATCTTAACCCTGTCTTGGGCACTTGCTTTACTTAGAATGTTTCGAATTTCGCGCCAAGGAGTTATGTATCAGGTATCTTTTGACAGCTTGCAGCACAGTCTAAAATCTCTTAGAAAATTGTTAAGCAAAGACGCCCACCTCTGCTCACCTTATCAATTCACTTTTCACTCGACGGTCACACTGCTTCATCTTCACgtgttttatttctgtttatattttattttccctaCGAAATCGGTTTGTTATAACCAAATGGAGTGCTTAAATGCGGAAATACCAGCTGACGGAGTAGATAAAAGCATAGAAGTCGAGAAGATTGCGGAAAATGCAGTAAAACCGGATGAAACTCCGGAGCGAAATGGAAAGGATGAAGCCGGAAAACCCGGCGAGGAATACGCGTATTTGGAGCGAAATGAATTCACTTccgaaatatttaaagttgAAGTGAAGAACATGGGATATTTCGGTATTGGGGTAGGTagttcaaattaaatgcacCTAGATAAGTACATATGACAATATTCTTTTGCAGGAGTTCAAGAAGCTTTTGAGAAACACCCTCAAATTTGACGTGACTAAAATCAAGGCTCCAACCCGAAAAGAGTTCGCGTTTGTGTGCTTCCGCAGTCAGGAAGATCAGCAGAGAGCCTTGGAGACCCTACATGGATATAAATGGAAGGGAAAGGTGCTGAAGGCCCAGGTTGCCAAGGCCTCTGCCGATCCTTTACAGAAAAAACGGGCTGCCGAGGATCAGGAGTCGGAAAGAAAGCCCAAGAAGCAACGTACGGCGGTGGAAGCCACGTGTCCTTTGTCACACATTGCCTACGACCAGCAGCTCAAACAGAAATCCGAGGAGATGGCGGCACTTTTGGCGAAATACACACAGGAACTGAAGAAGGTCAACCCGCGGGCGAAGGCCAATTTGGATAAGTTCCAGTTCCACGGGGTTCTTCCCTCACCCACCGTCAATGGGTATAGAAACAAAAACGAGTTCACTGTCGGGAAGAATTCTGCAGGTGAAGTGGTTGTGGGTTTTAGATTGGGCTGCTACAGCGATGGATCTGTGGAAGTAGCCGAGGTCGCAGATTTGCCACATCTACCGGAACAAGCCAAGTGGGCTGCTCACAGTTTCCAGGACTTGGTGAGGAGGTCCAAGTTTTTGCCCTTCAACCCGGACGGAAATGTAGGCCACTTCCGGCAGCTGATGGTGCGGTGCTCCAGTGCCACAGGCGAACTAATGCTGGTGGCGGGCATATACTCTTCGAATTTAAGCGAAGACGAGCAGGTTGAACTTAAGCAAGAACTGAAGTCCTTCTACGAGGAGCTGGCGAAGGACGCTCCGTACAAATGCACCTCCCTGTATTACCAGGATGTCAAACATCGCGAGGCAGGGCAGACGATTAATCCGGTGGAACACATTTCGGGCAGCACCCACATCACCGATACCATACAGGGTCTCCAGTTTCGAATTAGCCCTCTGGCCTTTTTCCAAATCAACACAGAAGGAGCCAACGTGTTGTATCAAAAGGCCATTGATCTAGTTGCTCCTACTGAGGACACAACCATGTTGGATATTTGCTGCGGAACTGGTACCATTACTCTTGCTTTTGCCAAGCACTGCAAGAAAGTAATGGGCGTGGAAATCGTCCCTGATGCTATCAAGGATGCCGAGTTTAATGCGGAGGCGAATGGCATTAAAAATGCGAAGTTCTTCACAGGAAATGCAGATGACTTTATCAAAAGTATGGTGCGGGAAGCCCTCTACGATCAGGAGCCTGGTAAACCACTGGATCTTATTGCCGTGGTGGATCCCCCTAGGGCTGGGCTGCGTAAGTTCACGTTGCTTAAATCATTAGCTTAAGTGTCTTTTAAGATTCAATGTAAGACATTTAAATATGCCTAAATACGTTTAATATTTATCTCGAGCGTTATACCTTTTAAATTGttgtatttactttttcaGACCACCGGTCGATAGCAGCAATCCGATCCGCAGATGCCGTCAATCGTTTGGTCTACGTCTCCTGCAATCCGCACAGTGCTAAGCGGAATTTCATCGAGCTGGCCAGACCGGAGTCTAAGCAATATAAGGGGGAGCCATTCTATCCGAAGTCCGCTGTGGCCGTTGACATGTTTCCCCACACCATGCACACTGAGCTGGTCATTCTGTTCGAGCGTGAACCTAAAACAAAGGTGGATGAGAAGTCACCGCCAGAGAAAGGGGCCGCTCAGTCAAAGTCGGAGGGAACCGAAGAAGCTATAAGCGAGCAGATCACCGCATCGGAAACGTGACGTGTTTGTTGATGGGTACAGTTCATCCCGCTGCAATCTCTTGCACATTTGCTTAATCTCTTTCTATAATCTTTTAGGTCAGTTGCGATTCGCTGAGACGCCGAACACCCAATATGCCTCAATACCTACTATCTGCCGCGATGCTGGTCTCTATCATTGTCTCTCTTTGTGGCGACTGCTCAAcgaattttattgttttaaattgatttaattgtatttacGCTGTGCGACGGGGAGGAAGTGGAAAAAGTGACAGAAGCGACTTCCTATTTAGCAAAAGACTAAGTTGAAAGCGCTGTTAAACTCGACATAGTTTACATCCCCATCAGTTGTATTCAGGCCTCTGGAGGCGTCTGTGTGCGTGATAAGAATCGCTGATCGGTGGAAGTGTAGTGTTCATAAAGGTGTAGCAACAGCTGAGAGGTGCTCCAAGTCCAACGCCCCCTCAAGGGCAAATTGGTGAACAACGACCCTGACAACGATTATTGAACATGTCCGACCAGGTACCACTTAACGATTACTTTAAAGTCTAAACATATGTTCTATTGTTAAAAGTAGAAAGGATAGTATTTAAAAGATGTTGACGTTGATATTGATCTATCAACCATATTAAAAGATTCGAAAATGAATTCATGCGTATGACGCGAACTCACTTGTTTTGTTGCTTGCCTTAAGattagttttattaatttactAAGGCAATTCGAGTTATGGTTGTTTTGACTGATGCTGGAGACAAAAGCCTTTCAATTGCCCTGTGATTTCTGTTAtaaagtttaatatttaaaaagtcgCAGAAGTGCAATTATCTATTAAAAGCAATATATGTGCCGTAATGAAATTGATCAACTTAATAGAAATTGCTGATCGCGCAGTTATTGCTTAATAAAATGTGTTTGTATAAAGCTTATCTAAGGTAAACAATAACATTCGCTTATTTTGCCTTTCCGATTACATGTTCTAAACGAGAAGTGGTTGGCTGATGTAAACGACAGATGTAGCCACACACAAAGGCttataacaaaatattattgttttgctAAAGAGAACAACAAGCAAACGTGACCGAAATCATGTTGAATATACTACATATGTAGAAAACAAATCGGGAGGGGACAGCCCTGACTTTTTATGCGACTTTACTTCCTAGAAAGCTAAATAAGCTTTCGTAAACAttaacgaaataaataagaagaGCAACTGAATTGGACTTTGGAGCCGGTGGTGCGATTCGTCTACCCGGCAAATTGATtgtacaaaatataaaaacataaataaagcGGGAGGGGCCGGCCgaaaacatatatgtacatatatataacaaatattataaatcAAGAGAAAATAAGATCGCCAAGAAAGCGAATAATAGTCCAAtgagtttgtttatttatatggCTATACTCGTACCCTCTTGTAAGGCACGAAATCGGTGCCTAACAACATCAAAAATATGCGATTACGATCGTGAAAGGGAGCCCAGACCTTGACCGGGGAGCTTTGCTTCCGAAGCCGAAAAGCTTGAATAGTTCTTGTCTTATCAAACGCCCAACTGTGCGATGTAAACAAACAGCGAGGAAAACAGCAAATTCCCAACCGACCAAAACCGGTTCCCCTAGAGAGATATATGACGGTCTTCCGGAGAGAGCTTTTCGGCTGGTGCCATTCATCGTCGGTGGACGTGGATGTGCTAGTGGATGTGGACGAGAAGCTGTGGCGAGGGCCCGGCTACGTCTACGCCCCACAAAGCGGACTGAAAACGGCTTCACGTGCGTAACACCATCGCCGCCGACAGCTGCACACGACCAACACGTTTTCTCGGCGGAGCAAATAGCCTCGTGGCATAGTGGGGATGGTCTCGGGTCTGGGGCCTGGGGTTTGGGCTCTCCAATATGCGCCGCTCCCAGCGAATTGCTTTTGTTGTCATCCGCGCTCGGCGATGAGCTTTTGGATTGCTAGTTACGTCGAGCAGCGCAACTACAGCGTGTTTTATGGGGAGTTTCAGTGGGATACCCTTTGAAGTTGGGTATATTGTAGACTGACCTGGCATAACTTGGGCAGGGATAGGGTTTCACCTGTGCATTTTGGTATGTGTATGTTCAAACATTGTATGGCAAAGGATGATTAAAgccaaaattattttattagaatGTGTTCCCTAGATAGTCTAACATcaaatctttttatatattttttttattattgattatttcattattataTAGGGCATAGCAACATTCCTTGCTTATGTATTCCTTATTAGTTCTGCAGACAAGAGATTCAGTGTTCCCTTATCGGTATCTTTGATCTACTGGTGCCGTTTAATTGTGCACACTTA
This portion of the Drosophila santomea strain STO CAGO 1482 chromosome 3L, Prin_Dsan_1.1, whole genome shotgun sequence genome encodes:
- the LOC120449444 gene encoding SET domain-containing protein SmydA-8, which codes for MASTSLTSCALCQAKASQLCAACRNVVYCSREHQKEHWKKGHRSECKCFEIATNEVLGRHLKATRDIKIGEQILKESPLVLGPKVASAPLCLGCHRNLLAPEKSRGNYHKCSSCSWPLCGKKCEDSVHHKAECQLMSGSNFQSKINYVPGEDERKESAYCVIMLLRCMQLKARDPEAFLKLYTLEDHLKERLETPLYQVLRANLITFIKTVLGMKDWLEMDILRIAAILDTNTFEVRQPRERRKIRALYPEAAMISHDCVPNMRHRFDDDMNIVFLAKRKIAKGEILSISYTQPLRSTIQRRVHLRQAKCFDCSCARCQDPEELGSFAGAQTCLKCKAGKIISLNPLLNSAPWKCQLCNYKRSAKEVVTSDAELQQELESLDKTTPVALEEFIYRHRADLHETNTHVLQAKYALTQLYGSAPGFAMEELSEESLNRKVQLCEELLNLADIFDGGWSIFRGNLLIDMEEALVTQALRSKDPVECEEKLRNAAEMLREIRNIMKHEPEMQQLLLERQVILNSALERFEPLEN
- the LOC120449443 gene encoding tRNA (uracil-5-)-methyltransferase homolog A yields the protein MECLNAEIPADGVDKSIEVEKIAENAVKPDETPERNGKDEAGKPGEEYAYLERNEFTSEIFKVEVKNMGYFGIGEFKKLLRNTLKFDVTKIKAPTRKEFAFVCFRSQEDQQRALETLHGYKWKGKVLKAQVAKASADPLQKKRAAEDQESERKPKKQRTAVEATCPLSHIAYDQQLKQKSEEMAALLAKYTQELKKVNPRAKANLDKFQFHGVLPSPTVNGYRNKNEFTVGKNSAGEVVVGFRLGCYSDGSVEVAEVADLPHLPEQAKWAAHSFQDLVRRSKFLPFNPDGNVGHFRQLMVRCSSATGELMLVAGIYSSNLSEDEQVELKQELKSFYEELAKDAPYKCTSLYYQDVKHREAGQTINPVEHISGSTHITDTIQGLQFRISPLAFFQINTEGANVLYQKAIDLVAPTEDTTMLDICCGTGTITLAFAKHCKKVMGVEIVPDAIKDAEFNAEANGIKNAKFFTGNADDFIKSMVREALYDQEPGKPLDLIAVVDPPRAGLHHRSIAAIRSADAVNRLVYVSCNPHSAKRNFIELARPESKQYKGEPFYPKSAVAVDMFPHTMHTELVILFEREPKTKVDEKSPPEKGAAQSKSEGTEEAISEQITASET